The Acidimicrobiales bacterium genome segment GAGCCAGTCGGGGCGGCGGCCGAGGTCGAGGGTGACGCCGTTGTGGGTGAACCGGCCGGCGACGGCGTCCCGGGCGACGGCGAGGTCCCTGCGGGTCTCGTCGACCACGCACAGGACCTGGCGGGGGCGGACGAGCGTGGCGGTCACCGGCCCGCCCCCACCAGGAGGTCGGCCATCCGCCCGGCCAGCACGTCGCCGTCGAAGCGGTCGGCGACCGTCGCCCGGCCGGCCTCGGCCAGGCGGGCGGCGAGCGCAGGGTCCTTCGCCACCCGCCACAGCGCGTCGGCCAGCGCGGCGGGGTCGTCGGGCGGCACCAGCAGGCCGTTGACCCCGTCGGCCACCAGCTCGGGGATGCCGGACACGGCCGTGGTGACCACCGGGAGGCCGGCGGCCATGGCCTCGACCATCACGTTCGGGATGCCGTCGCGGTCGCCGCTCGCCACCACCCGGCAGGCGAGGGTGAAGGCGCTGGCGCCCCGGTACAGCTCGACGAGGCCGGCCTGGTCGAGCGGGCCGAGCACCCGGACGACGTCGTGCAGGCCGTGGCGGGCGACCCGCTCGGCGACGGCCGCGTCCTCGGGGCCGGGCTCGCCGGCCAGCACGGCCTCGAGGTCGAGGCCCCGGTCGCGCAGGTCGGCGACGGCGTCGAGCACGACGTCGAAGCCCTTCTTCGCCACCCGCCGGCCGACGGCCACCACCCGGAACCGGTCCGGCCGGCGGGCGGGGGCGGCGGCGGGCAGCAGCCGGGCGAAGTCGGCGTTCAGGCCGTGGTACACGAGGTGGACGGGCGCGCCGGGGGCGACGGCCCGCAGGTGGGCGGCGTTGGCCGCCGTGCAGGTGGCCACGAACGCCGCCGCCCGGGCCTTGCGGGCCAGCAGGCCGGCCGGGTTGAGGTCGGCCTCGTACAGGTCCTTGGCGTGGCCGGTGAACGAGAACGGCAGCCCGGTCAGCATCGAGGCCAGCCAGGCGACCGTGGTGGCGCCGTGGGCGAAGTGGGCGTGCAGGTGCACCACGTCGCCGGCCCGGTCGACGGCGTCGGCGACGGCCACGGCCTGGAGCAGCTCCTTGGCGTAGACCTTGCGGGGCCGCCAGCCCTTCCTCGCCCGCACGGCCTGGGCGGCCGCCGCTGCGGCGGCGCGCGCCAGGCGCA includes the following:
- a CDS encoding glycosyltransferase family 4 protein, which translates into the protein RLEQRGVRIRLHVLRPPDEDERHPVVDRVAAPTTYLPPTTSLSSEPLVRWLRANLRPFLPALGRTARRHPLRLARAAAAAAAQAVRARKGWRPRKVYAKELLQAVAVADAVDRAGDVVHLHAHFAHGATTVAWLASMLTGLPFSFTGHAKDLYEADLNPAGLLARKARAAAFVATCTAANAAHLRAVAPGAPVHLVYHGLNADFARLLPAAAPARRPDRFRVVAVGRRVAKKGFDVVLDAVADLRDRGLDLEAVLAGEPGPEDAAVAERVARHGLHDVVRVLGPLDQAGLVELYRGASAFTLACRVVASGDRDGIPNVMVEAMAAGLPVVTTAVSGIPELVADGVNGLLVPPDDPAALADALWRVAKDPALAARLAEAGRATVADRFDGDVLAGRMADLLVGAGR